The DNA region CTTGTGTGTGTCGTGAATGGCGGCGATTTTCAATTCTGGCAGGTCGAAGCCCTCGCCCAGCATGTCAACGCACACAACGACCCGACTCTCGCCGCTTCGAACTCGTTGAATGATGGCCTCTGTATCCGGAATGCCCGAATGAACCAAAGTTGGCGCGAACTCCGCCGCGATCTCCTCATAGATACCATGCACCTCCCGCGCACGATCCTGGGTCTCGCAGCGCGCCATGACCTTGTGATCGAGGCCGCGATCGAGGTCCTCACGCAGCCTGGCAACGGCACTTTCCGCGATGGCGCGATCAGAGTCCTCAGGGTCAAGTTCGCAGACTGGCTCGAAAGTGAGCGGCTTGAAGTAGCCATCCGTCTGGGCTCGCCGAAGGGGATACGTATAGATGACGTCGCCGTCGACGAGCTTTCCATCGCGCCGAAATGGCGTGGCGGTGAATTGGAGGATGCGTCGGTCAGAAAACTGCTCGCGAAAGACTCTCCACGTCTCGGCTGCAATATGATGAGCTTCGTCCACCATCAGGGTATCGATCATCTGAGCGATCTCTGGGCACAGCGCAGTTGCCGTCCCTTGGGCGAGGGACTGGACCGTGCCCACTATCACGTTGCACTCGTTGAAAAAGGCAAGTTCTTCAGTGGATCGCGGCCGCCGTTCAATGGTTCCGACGACTGGGCGAGGGCATCCTACGGGCAACAGATCAAGTTCCGGGAGCAGCCCCAGCGTTACGATCTTCACCGCCGTCTGGCCGCGCAGCGCCCTCGATGGTACGACGATGAGAGTGGGGCCGGAGGTCAGCGCAACAAGCGTGGCGAGCATGGTTTCAGTTTTGCCGGTTCCCGTCGGCATTACGATGGTAGCCGGGCGGTTGTACAGACTCCAATGCGCGCCGATGGCGAACAACGCTCCGAGCTGCGGTGGTCGCAGCCCCTTCCGGACCGTATTGCCTCGTGCATCGATCTGCTCGGACCGATACTGAAATGCTCCCTGCCATGCTTCGGCAATCGAGCGCCGAACCTCCGCCAGCGTCCGATTCGCGTTTCGTTCGTCGGATTCGGCGGCTAAGCGATGTGCGAGCCACTGGGGCGCTTCACCATCCCGAAGAAGTAGCACTCCGTCGACGTCGTCAGGAGTCGGGCACGATGGGCGCGCAGTGACGACGATGCGCTCACCGGAGGCGAGTATGTAGAGTGCCTCGGTCCGCCGTGGCGAGATCCGGAAATCCTCCACATGGTCCACGGGGTCGATGGCCGACGGGCGTACTATGCGCATGACACGGCCAATTGGCCGACGGTATTCGCGCGTAAGCGCCGGTAGTTCCAAGTACTGACACACTCGAATTCTCTCCCACGGCCTTACCTGTTGTCGTCATGTCGGTATCACTGATCTCCCAGGTTCGAGATGACAGGTGCTAAGAGTACGAACACCGTGCCGGCCAACTCAGCGCCACCGATGAGCATTGAAGGTATCACTAACGAACGAACCGTCCGCCCATGACTCGATTCTGCGACCGAACATGTAGTATCGCGGTGGAACGCTCCAATCTAACTTGGTACAGCACGCAAGAGATACCTGGGGATTCGCAATTGAAAAGCCCTTACTAAAAGAGACTGGGATTGGCAACGGCGCTACATCGATCAATGCGGACTCACGCGAAATCAACCCCGCAACGACCATCGCACCGAGCTGTTCAGGATGGTGATACTCACGGCGGCCACGGGCGACGACCGCCGCAAAAACGTCTCCCAGCACACTCAACAAAGCGACATAGGCGTCCAGAACGGATGAACCAATTGGTGCCGAGGGGCGAATGTCGCGTAGCGTACACCAATGCTCCCAGACCTTTCCCCCTTCTTCTGGATCGTCCGGGGGCCTGTTATACTCCTGGCGGGGATTGCTGTTGAAGGCGACATCGGAATCGACCACACTCGCCGCTGAGATGTTCCCCGTTGAACTGCCCTCGACAAACCCGAGCAGCGTTGAGCCTCGGATGAGAAGTCCGCCCTCCGCTGAGTTCAGCGGGAGCGTTCGCGGTCCTGTCCCGTCATCATGGGTGACGCTTGCGTAATAGTGGTCGCGCGGCGAGTCATGCGAGATTTCCAGCCACAGCAGTCGCCCATCGAGCGTGCGTCGCACGCCACCGGCGCCAGCCAAATGACAGGAGACATGCCAGGCTCCGTGCTCGAAATCGCCAGGATCACCCGGTCCGAGCAAGTCCCCGTCAATCATGCCGCGATCGAGCCAGAGTACGCGAAGTCGCTCCACGTTCGCCGCGCTACTCACGATACGGCCATCAAGATCAACCTCAAAGCCCAGCGATCCCCGTTTCTGCACATTGCGTTGGTCCATAGTTCCTGCGTCCGATCCAGGAGATTCGTGGCAGTTGATAGAACGAATCGCCCGCCGTCTCCTCAGCCAGGGGTGATCATCTGGCCTTACGGTCCTCCACCGATTCATCCTCCCAGACCACCGAGATGCCCTCCTCCTCGAACAGCTCCTCGATCCGTCTGAGTCGTTGCGCGTCCTTCGGCGGCTTGGGGAAGACGATGCCCGGGCAGATCCCGGTCAGTGATTCCTCCGACTCGATGTATCGCCACACTTGCCGGGCCTGCCGTTTCACGTTTCGCCGCACGGCGTTGGGCTTCATTTTGTCCCAATCGCTGTGTTTGATCTATACGATGGCCCGAACTTCGCTGCCATCCACGGTTACGAATACGTCCATGCGGCCCGCTTTGCCACGCAGCATCTTCGTCGCCTTCTCTATCGCGACATCCCCCTGCGCCTGGGCCTTCCAATTCGCTTGCATATGGCGGTGAAACGCCTTGCCGGAGCGGAGTTGCTGCGGCTCTAGCTCTTTGATCCGGGCCACCGGAACCTCCTACCGAATTTCGCCGTTGGTGAATTGGCTAATCACACCGCACGCACCGTTCTCGGCTCTCGGCAACATCGATCAGGGAATCGTCTCCACCAGTTTTCGCACAATCTTGCTGTCCACCTCGCTGAAACGCCCGCCCTGGCTGCTTTTGGCACAAGCCGCTCCACGCACGCATACTACGTCCACGCCTGTCGCCCAGATCCCCGGTAGTTGTTCCAACGAGATCGAACCGGCCACCCAGACCTGCTTCTTTCGTCGACGCAACGCCTCGACCAGTTTGCCGATGTCGTCGAGGCTGCAGTAATCGAGCAACCCCTTGCCGATAAGCTTGTTGAATGTGTCGATGAGCAGGCCGTCCGCGCCGCACTCCGTCACCAAGTCGGGGCCGTGCTCGAAGGGCTTGAACCAACGAGACATGTCGTCGTCGACGAACACGGCCGGGAAGCACTTCTTCCGCGCTCCCACAAGCTTACGCACCGTCCGCACGATGCTGCCGCCCAAGTACGCGGCCGCCTCCGGCGACTGCTCCGCCAGACCGAACTTGATCAGGTCGGCGCCCGCAACGGCGACGCCCAGTGCCGCTTGGCAGGCGGAAGCCCGCACAGCCTGGACTTCTCCGATATTGGTGGACACCGCGACATTCGACAGTTTCGCGCGATTCAGCCGCGCCCGGACCGCAGCAATGTTCAGCGGATACGGCGTTCCCAGCGCCGACGCTGGATACTCTACGTCAGCAATCATCGCTCCCGCTTTCGCCGCCCGCACCGCTTCAACGGGCCCACGAACTGATACCAGCAGCCATTGCTTTGCCATGTTGTATGCTCACCTCAATCTGGCGCACTCCGTGGACGATACCACGTCAATGCCGCTTCATCCCACTGAGCACCGCCTCGAACGGCAGCTCTGCCCAATCCTGGCGCCACTCCTGCAACACCGGAATGTCGTGTGAGTGCGGTCTCTCCGTCACCTCGGCAACCTCCAGCAACGTCGGTACCTGAATACATTCGCCGAGGACCAGCGCCTCGCGTTGCGCCAGCGTTGGCAGTGCGTCGGTGAGTCCGCCGATCGCGTCCGGCAGCAGCCGCCTGACGTAATTCTGATCGGCCGGGTTTGTGAGGCGCATGGCAACGAAACTGTTGCACTGGGAGAACACGGTCTCGGAGATCTCCGACGGCCGCTGGCTGACGATCATCAGCGACACGCCGTACTTGCGGCCTTCCTTGGCAATCCGCTCGATAGACTTGGTCACCGAGCGAAAACGGACGAGCGGGCTGTTTGGGACGTAATTGTGAGCTTCCTCGTACACGACCAAGAAGGCGATCTCGTTGGCCGCCGCGTCGTTCTTCCTGGCTATCTTTGGCGGCGTTCGTTTTCGGCAAAAGCCGACCTGAAAGATGATTCGACTCAGGAGCGAGACAACCAGACTGTGCACCTCAAATGGGACACCGTGCAGGTCGATGATCGTCACGTTGCCCTTCTTCTCACCATATCCGACAATCTCGGCGACCAGCGCTTCCATGTCTTCGGTTTTGTATGGCTGGCCTGGGTCCTTCTCCGGACTGAAGAGGAATGAAAGTCGTTCGCTGTCCAGTGTCGTCCGAAGCCGGAGTACGAAGCGATTAAACTCGCCGAAAAACGGTCCGTTCGTCGCTTTGGTCGCGCCTGCGGTGCTTGACGGAACGAACCTATGCTGTTGGTCGAAGTAGTGCTTGCCCCGGTCTGTGACTAGCGTCTTGTCGGCCAGTTTGGGAACGTCTTCACCCTCCAAACGCCCGATGACCTCAGCATTCATGTTGCAAACGTAGTTGTACACTTCCTCGATGCTGAAGTATACAGCGGAATCGTACGAGACCTGCACGTCCGGGTTGTGGCGGCGCTTGTTGTCCTGCACTGCATGCCTAAACTGCGAGACTTGATTGTGCGAGTTTTGCTCGCGGCTCTCGATGAAGATCTCTTCCAGCTCCTCGGCAGTCATGAGCCAGTACGGCACTTTCAGACTGGAAACATCCAGTACCTGGGCGTCCGGGAACGCTGAGGCGTATTCGCCGTGCAAGTCGAATATCACGATGTGAGAGTTATTGAGCGAGTTCTTCTCCTTCTGGTCGTCGGACTGCTTGCGGCCCTCCTGAATGACCTTTGCGACTGTGCATGACTTGCCGGAGCCGGTCGACCCGACGACGGCGATGTGCTTACCGAAGAAGTTATCCCCGTTAATGGGCACATCGATAGACCGGTCCTGCGAGAGAGTGCCCATACAAAGCGCGCTAGGGGAGTCGGTCGCGGAATAGAGCGCCGCAAGCGTATCTCTGTCAGCGACTTCAACGCGCGTCGGCGGGATCGCAATATTTTGGCCACCGCGTTGGAAGGCGCCGTTTTTGTCCAGATATCCCAGCGGCTGCGCATCCATTACAAAAACGGGCGCAACGGGCTTGGCTTGGGCGTCAGTTGGGGCGGGGTCCTTGATCCGGTACGCCCGCACGACGGCAATCACGGCCAGTCCGTCATCGTCGGCTATTTTCAAATACGTCCCAATCGTCAGTCGCTGGCCCGACTGTTTCTTCAGCTCCCCTG from Phycisphaerae bacterium includes:
- a CDS encoding DUF87 domain-containing protein — its product is MPTSNLSDICKVISVSQDLIQIEVLDAGELKKQSGQRLTIGTYLKIADDDGLAVIAVVRAYRIKDPAPTDAQAKPVAPVFVMDAQPLGYLDKNGAFQRGGQNIAIPPTRVEVADRDTLAALYSATDSPSALCMGTLSQDRSIDVPINGDNFFGKHIAVVGSTGSGKSCTVAKVIQEGRKQSDDQKEKNSLNNSHIVIFDLHGEYASAFPDAQVLDVSSLKVPYWLMTAEELEEIFIESREQNSHNQVSQFRHAVQDNKRRHNPDVQVSYDSAVYFSIEEVYNYVCNMNAEVIGRLEGEDVPKLADKTLVTDRGKHYFDQQHRFVPSSTAGATKATNGPFFGEFNRFVLRLRTTLDSERLSFLFSPEKDPGQPYKTEDMEALVAEIVGYGEKKGNVTIIDLHGVPFEVHSLVVSLLSRIIFQVGFCRKRTPPKIARKNDAAANEIAFLVVYEEAHNYVPNSPLVRFRSVTKSIERIAKEGRKYGVSLMIVSQRPSEISETVFSQCNSFVAMRLTNPADQNYVRRLLPDAIGGLTDALPTLAQREALVLGECIQVPTLLEVAEVTERPHSHDIPVLQEWRQDWAELPFEAVLSGMKRH